Proteins from one Telopea speciosissima isolate NSW1024214 ecotype Mountain lineage chromosome 1, Tspe_v1, whole genome shotgun sequence genomic window:
- the LOC122644689 gene encoding uncharacterized protein LOC122644689 isoform X1, translated as MGVKVAATCLQWSQPVASHSPSSAQTLASAISSPSTKKQRGGDRVLVCRFVHKLAFLGTSSTKLLRSRSCDNLKSRGQFLRRACSANLDGYPDEEFTENTRELAQRFDLLSDGDEEQNNNYDAEDVELDNSAVDSGEKQGESSSRNIDNCSTNSVRISSSFQPPKLECVQPPWLHVKPEPPDWPGRDEIDQASIERKANSVDLPLSLRMIKKKMQWQEGFRQAGESAYCSMKKAFSSMVFIIRELQCYTLHMREILFYEDLQGILARVQMEMHASFVWLFQQVFSHTPTLMVYVMILLANFTVYSMGNNAAIAAPPPASAATEIVSVNENQPKSFDSSSVMNTFSVSSSTGKTAFVGGHNGGGGGKFRRVMSGTEGDGPSDSSSSSWNYQSLSHQVSSFGNPNPTTTEGAESESASVVEANPDGFVGGVRSEEEMKLWNSMVDEAMRMQSEVRDESLDIHTITNFVSPIKANIEEEDQSDYLRTELLYKTAVSQEPNNPLLLANYAQFLYVVLHDHDRAEDYFKRAIEVGKKGGGGGDAEAWSKYATFLWLVKKDIEAAEETYLEALAAEPGNTYYAATYAHFLWNTGGEDTCYPLDSPDNDFDLDA; from the exons ATGGGAGTAAAGGTTGCCGCGACCTGTTTACAATGGTCGCAGCCAGTAGCTTCACACTCTCCTTCATCGGCTCAGACGCTAGCCTCTGCAATTTCATCTCCTTCGACGAAAAAACAGAGAGGAGGCGATCGAGTTCTTGTATGCCGATTCGTCCATAAATTGGCTTTCTTGGGAACGTCATCGACGAAGCTTTTGAGATCTCGATCTTGCGATAATCTGAAGTCTAGAGGCCAATTCCTCAGGCGAGCTTGCAGCGCCAACTTAGATGGATACCCTGACGAAGAGTTCACGGAAAATACTCGGGAATTAGCACAGAGGTTCGATCTTTTAAGCGATGGTGATGAAGAACAGAACAATAATTACGACGCGGAGGATGTAGAATTGGATAATTCTGCTGTTGATTCCGGGGAAAAACAAGGCGAGAGCAGCAGCAGGAACATCGACAATTGCAGCACAAATTCGGTACGAATATCCAGTTCTTTTCAGCCACCGAAGCTGGAGTGTGTGCAGCCTCCATGGCTTCATGTCAAGCCGGAACCACCAGACTGGCCAGGAAGGGATGAGATTGATCAGGCGAGTATAGAACGAAAGGCAAATAGCGTGGACCTTCCCTTATCTCTTAGAATGATAAAGAAGAAGATGCAATGGCAAGAAGGTTTCAGACAAGCAGGGGAATCTGCCTACTGCTCGATGAAGAAGGCCTTCTCGTCGATGGTGTTTATCATTCGTGAGCTTCAATGCTACACGTTGCATATGCGAGAGATTCTCTTCTACGAAGACCTCCAAGGTATCCTGGCACGAGTACAGATGGAGATGCACGCCTCATTTGTTTGGCTTTTCCAACAGGTCTTCTCACACACGCCCACTCTAATGGTCTACGTGATGATCCTTCTTGCCAATTTCACCGTGTATTCGATGGGAAACAACGCAGCAATCGCAGCTCCGCCACCGGCGTCGGCTGCCACGGAGATCGTATCGGTGAATGAAAACCAACCCAAGAGTTTTGATTCTTCTTCGGTAATGAACACGTTTTCAGTTTCGTCTTCGACCGGGAAAACGGCCTTCGTGGGAGGACACAATGGCGGCGGCGGTGGAAAGTTCCGGCGTGTGATGAGTGGGACTGAGGGAGATGGACCTTCCGATAGTTCGTCATCGTCATGGAACTATCAGTCTCTGTCTCATCAGGTATCGTCGTTTGGGAACCCCAACCCCACGACGACGGAGGGAGCAGAGTCGGAGTCGGCATCGGTGGTAGAGGCAAATCCGGATGGTTTTGTTGGAGGAGTAAGGAGCGAGGAAGAAATGAAACTGTGGAATTCGATGGTGGATGAAGCTATGAGAATGCAATCGGAGGTGAGGGACGAGTCTCTCGATATCCACACGATAACAAATTTCGTTTCTCCGATAAAGGCAAACATTGAAGAGGAGGACCAATCTGATTACTTGAGGACGGAGCTTCTGTATAAGACGGCCGTGTCTCAAGAGCCCAACAACCCTTTGCTACTTGCGAATTACGCGCAGTTCCTATACGTCGTCTTACACGATCATGACAG AGCGGAGGATTACTTCAAGAGGGCAATAGAGGTGgggaagaaaggaggaggaggaggagatgcaGAGGCGTGGAGTAAATATGCAACATTCCTGTGGCTGGTGAAGAAGGATATAGAGGCGGCTGAGGAGACATATTTAGAGGCGCTAGCGGCGGAGCCAGGGAACACGTACTACGCCGCTACCTACGCTCATTTCTTGTGGAACACTGGTGGAGAGGACACTTGTTATCCTCTCGACTCCCCCGACAACGACTTCGACCTCGATGCTTGA
- the LOC122644689 gene encoding uncharacterized protein LOC122644689 isoform X2, which produces MGVKVAATCLQWSQPVASHSPSSAQTLASAISSPSTKKQRGGDRVLVCRFVHKLAFLGTSSTKLLRSRSCDNLKSRGQFLRRACSANLDGYPDEEFTENTRELAQRFDLLSDGDEEQNNNYDAEDVELDNSAVDSGEKQGESSSRNIDNCSTNSVRISSSFQPPKLECVQPPWLHVKPEPPDWPGRDEIDQASIERKANSVDLPLSLRMIKKKMQWQEGFRQAGESAYCSMKKAFSSMVFIIRELQCYTLHMREILFYEDLQGILARVQMEMHASFVWLFQQVFSHTPTLMVYVMILLANFTVYSMGNNAAIAAPPPASAATEIVSVNENQPKSFDSSSVMNTFSVSSSTGKTAFVGGHNGGGGGKFRRVMSGTEGDGPSDSSSSSWNYQSLSHQVSSFGNPNPTTTEGAESESASVVEANPDGFVGGVRSEEEMKLWNSMVDEAMRMQSEVRDESLDIHTITNFVSPIKANIEEEDQSDYLRTELLYKTAVSQEPNNPLLLANYAQFLYVVLHDHDRAEDYFKRAIEVGKKGGGGGDAEAWSKYATFLWLVKKDIEAAEETYLEALAAEPGNTYYAATYAHFLWNTGGEDTCYPLDSPDNDFDNMV; this is translated from the exons ATGGGAGTAAAGGTTGCCGCGACCTGTTTACAATGGTCGCAGCCAGTAGCTTCACACTCTCCTTCATCGGCTCAGACGCTAGCCTCTGCAATTTCATCTCCTTCGACGAAAAAACAGAGAGGAGGCGATCGAGTTCTTGTATGCCGATTCGTCCATAAATTGGCTTTCTTGGGAACGTCATCGACGAAGCTTTTGAGATCTCGATCTTGCGATAATCTGAAGTCTAGAGGCCAATTCCTCAGGCGAGCTTGCAGCGCCAACTTAGATGGATACCCTGACGAAGAGTTCACGGAAAATACTCGGGAATTAGCACAGAGGTTCGATCTTTTAAGCGATGGTGATGAAGAACAGAACAATAATTACGACGCGGAGGATGTAGAATTGGATAATTCTGCTGTTGATTCCGGGGAAAAACAAGGCGAGAGCAGCAGCAGGAACATCGACAATTGCAGCACAAATTCGGTACGAATATCCAGTTCTTTTCAGCCACCGAAGCTGGAGTGTGTGCAGCCTCCATGGCTTCATGTCAAGCCGGAACCACCAGACTGGCCAGGAAGGGATGAGATTGATCAGGCGAGTATAGAACGAAAGGCAAATAGCGTGGACCTTCCCTTATCTCTTAGAATGATAAAGAAGAAGATGCAATGGCAAGAAGGTTTCAGACAAGCAGGGGAATCTGCCTACTGCTCGATGAAGAAGGCCTTCTCGTCGATGGTGTTTATCATTCGTGAGCTTCAATGCTACACGTTGCATATGCGAGAGATTCTCTTCTACGAAGACCTCCAAGGTATCCTGGCACGAGTACAGATGGAGATGCACGCCTCATTTGTTTGGCTTTTCCAACAGGTCTTCTCACACACGCCCACTCTAATGGTCTACGTGATGATCCTTCTTGCCAATTTCACCGTGTATTCGATGGGAAACAACGCAGCAATCGCAGCTCCGCCACCGGCGTCGGCTGCCACGGAGATCGTATCGGTGAATGAAAACCAACCCAAGAGTTTTGATTCTTCTTCGGTAATGAACACGTTTTCAGTTTCGTCTTCGACCGGGAAAACGGCCTTCGTGGGAGGACACAATGGCGGCGGCGGTGGAAAGTTCCGGCGTGTGATGAGTGGGACTGAGGGAGATGGACCTTCCGATAGTTCGTCATCGTCATGGAACTATCAGTCTCTGTCTCATCAGGTATCGTCGTTTGGGAACCCCAACCCCACGACGACGGAGGGAGCAGAGTCGGAGTCGGCATCGGTGGTAGAGGCAAATCCGGATGGTTTTGTTGGAGGAGTAAGGAGCGAGGAAGAAATGAAACTGTGGAATTCGATGGTGGATGAAGCTATGAGAATGCAATCGGAGGTGAGGGACGAGTCTCTCGATATCCACACGATAACAAATTTCGTTTCTCCGATAAAGGCAAACATTGAAGAGGAGGACCAATCTGATTACTTGAGGACGGAGCTTCTGTATAAGACGGCCGTGTCTCAAGAGCCCAACAACCCTTTGCTACTTGCGAATTACGCGCAGTTCCTATACGTCGTCTTACACGATCATGACAG AGCGGAGGATTACTTCAAGAGGGCAATAGAGGTGgggaagaaaggaggaggaggaggagatgcaGAGGCGTGGAGTAAATATGCAACATTCCTGTGGCTGGTGAAGAAGGATATAGAGGCGGCTGAGGAGACATATTTAGAGGCGCTAGCGGCGGAGCCAGGGAACACGTACTACGCCGCTACCTACGCTCATTTCTTGTGGAACACTGGTGGAGAGGACACTTGTTATCCTCTCGACTCCCCCGACAACGACTTCGAC